In Citrus sinensis cultivar Valencia sweet orange chromosome 4, DVS_A1.0, whole genome shotgun sequence, one DNA window encodes the following:
- the LOC102620580 gene encoding uncharacterized protein LOC102620580 isoform X1, producing the protein MFSRLHKNKSDKFGEKFDFKFSHFQALQVPKGWDKLVVSVVLVETGKTIAKSSKAPVRNGNCRWIETFSESIWIPQDNALKEIEECLIKLVVTTGSSRSGIVGEALVNLASYMSSKTSVPLTLPLKKCNSGTTLQLKIQCLTPRAKIRDEQWKGTNSDMEDVNVDYDEVENKSDASDGTFNRSIGSSSSNQLDGTYHAGEPNSRTMSFSPSGSRNSFDSVEGSSGRETHSPLSYLSGLTNNFAGRQDPIGSPSSSPHGSYSFNDASRSNQSSFNAKASNQREDFNRVPRGVSSSPLQNAGSSKDLLEAAEVKIEELHAEARMWEQNARKLMTNLEKVQQQSLDQLARQASLEMELSKSHAQCDGLKQEIEWLKKLAKESEVQSTATENLKFQARDTDKKINELEDEIKFQKESNANLAIQLNKTQESNIELISILQELEETLAKQKMEIEDLSKMKSEFEEVVGDSKQINTAKQILVKKRQDTSCDSDQEVSIVEHPIRDLNAKIEQQDDRNLELELQKLQEAKKNLESTVQFLEKSLVEKSHEIEMERHLKTQTLMHYEAEWRSRIAEKEENIVNLEAKLSEVLCAQALKEKSFGNEDDHDLVKEVDVLKQKVLELEKDCNELTEENLALLFKLKESGKDLLTGGASSHECPDNKSVFESESEVVQLKSQICKLEEELQERNALIERLSTYENSSDDLENQLQAFKDKVCYLDGELCKSRFRVQEQEVQIAALQQQLELFQGKEAESKDHPAAVCPLCKIYESDDFLEMSRLLSELYEQIQLSLANLKKQQLLQQPSAFGSDKSIVPTSTDLTTQKERVEAILNNFMELKRLFEEKINLSEDEIQSKKEITAVEANSDVDQNGLQGPDSNEIVLSTHIHGVDSQRMEFKSDVTETAKELLEKIAEIDKLKSDNLRKEEEVEALRHCQNELENQISDLQKEKSQLEESIEIMLREGTVASKCLNDLQSEIMVLHRDMDSQVSVNRNLESKSLELESSKHEMEVHLHELEEENLQLSERICGLEAQLRYLTNERESSRLELENSATHAMSLQDEIRRLEAEMEAQKVETKQKLQDMQKRWLGVQEECEYLKVANPKLQATAEGLIEECSLLQKSNAELRKQKVNLHEHCAVLEAQLGESEKGFSSLSMKVEALEEKYLSMLEEISSKEKALNLELDALLHENRKHKDKSVTEESLLNQMYMEKTVEAQNLQREVAHLTEQISATYDEKDGTHSEAVLEVSHLRADKAVLEAALQEVQGKLKLSESNLGTLRMESQTKIQQLKSELAAARQNQEVLMADHEKLLNLLEDVKPNEEKFRGTIRGLELKLKASEYERLQLTEEISSLKVQLERTAQFQDEVLSLKKSLNEAKFENERLEASFQILSGDYEELKAERISFMQKISTSQQVVSELDDCKRKKVSLQEKVLRLEGDLAAIEALGSQEAALKNELAQIRRENSQFQRRIKCLEKEKEDCLSRAQAIEEELKQNKEVKWNGCESAATLPHPDSNVTTTSIHDKSHPPMMEQEQNNLHLNEKPSMGTSQETSCTHQNQRQVDDEKHCNLGRSQDVETDLLSKVQSLENELADALEANDMYKSQLKSLLSKELTSPLDTPMENDGYDRKVSSLEAELKDLQECYLQMSLKCAEVEAQREQLVMKLKSVNSGRKWFS; encoded by the exons CAGTGCCTGACACCAAGAGCAAAAATCAG GGATGAGCAGTGGAAAGGCACAAATTCAGATATGGAGGATGTGAATGTTGACTACGATGAAGTGGAAAACAAATCAGATGCTTCAGATGGTACATTCAACCGAAGTATTGGATCTTCATCTAGCAACCAGTTGGACGGAACATATCATGCAGGAGAACCAAATAGCAGG ACCATGAGTTTCTCACCATCAGGCTCTCGTAATAGCTTTGACTCTGTGGAGGGCTCCTCTGGCAGGGAAACTCATTCTCCTCTAAGTTACTTGAGTGGGCTCACTAACAATTTTGCTGGACGACAAGATCCGATTGGTTCTCCAAGTAGTTCTCCTCATGgctcttattcttttaatGATGCATCTAGGTCAAATCAGTCATCCTTTAATGCAAAGGCATCAAATCAAAGAGAAGACTTCAATCGAGTTCCTCGTGGTGTTTCCTCATCACCTTTACAGAATGCTGGTTCATCTAAAGACTTGCTAGAAGCTGCAGAAGTTAAAATTGAGGAGCTTCATGCTGAGGCCAGGATGTGGGAACAGAATGCTCGAAAGTTAATGACTAATTTGGAGAAAGTCCAGCAGCAGTCGCTGGACCAATTAGCACGTCAGGCAAGTCTTGAAATGGAGCTTTCAAAATCACATGCTCAATGTGATGGTTTGAAGCAGGAGATTGAATGGCTGAAGAAATTGGCTAAAGAGTCAGAGGTACAATCAACAGCAACTGAGAATTTGAAGTTTCAGGCCAGAGATAcggacaaaaaaataaacgagTTGGAAGATGAGATCAAGTTTCAGAAAGAATCAAATGCTAATTTGGCAATACAGCTAAACAAGACACAAGAATCAAACATCGAACTTATTTCCATACTTCAGGAACTGGAAGAGACTCTAGCAAAACAGAAAATGGAAATCGAAGATCTTTCTAAAATGAAGTCAGAATTTGAAGAAGTAGTTGGTGACAGTAAGCAGATAAATACAGCCAAGCAGATTTTAGTTAAGAAGAGACAGGACACTTCTTGTGATTCTGATCAGGAAGTTAGTATTGTTGAACATCCAATAAGAGATTTAAATGCAAAGATTGAACAACAGGATGACAGAAACCTAGAGCTTGAGCTACAAAAATTGCAGGAAGCCAAAAAGAATCTGGAGAGCACCGTTCAGTTTCTGGAAAAATCTCTGGTGGAAAAAAGCCATGAGATAGAGATGGAGAGGCATTTGAAGACGCAGACTTTAATGCACTATGAGGCAGAATGGAGGAGTAGAATAGCTGAAAAGGAGGAAAACATTGTCAATTTGGAAGCAAAGTTATCCGAAGTTCTCTGTGCTCAAGCATTGAAGGAAAAAAGCTTTGGAAATGAGGACGATCACGATCTAGTTAAAGAAGTTGATGTACTAAAACAGAAGGTGCTGGAACTTGAGAAGGACTGCAACGAACTTACCGAGGAAAACCTAGCACTTTTGTTCAAGCTTAAAGAATCAGGAAAGGATCTTCTGACAGGTGGTGCCTCTTCACATGAATGCCCGGACAACAAGTCTGTCtttgaatctgaatctgaagTGGTCCAGCTGAAATCTCAAATATGCAAGCTTGAAGAGGAGCTGCAGGAGAGGAATGCACTCATTGAAAGACTTTCTACTTATGAAAATAGCTCTGATGACCTGGAGAACCAGCTGCAAGCTTTCAAGGATAAGGTTTGTTATCTTGATGGTGAACTCTGCAAAAGTCGTTTCAGAGTACAGGAGCAGGAAGTTCAGATTGCTGCATTGCAACAACAGCTGGAACTTTTCCAAGGAAAGGAAGCTGAGAGTAAAGACCATCCTGCAGCTGTCTGTCCACTGTGTAAGATTTATGAGTCAGATGATTTTCTTGAAATGTCTCGACTGCTTTCTGAGTTATATGAACAGATCCAACTCTCTTTAGCCAATCTAAAGAAGCAACAACTTCTTCAACAACCAAGTGCTTTTGGATCTGACAAATCCATAGTTCCTACAAGTACAGATTTGACTACTCAAAAAGAACGAGTTGAGGCTATATTGAACAATTTTATGGAGCTGAAGAGGTtgtttgaagagaaaattaatttgtccgaagatgaaattcaatccaaaaaagaaatcacagcTGTGGAGGCAAACTCAGATGTAGACCAGAATGGATTACAGGGTCCTGATTCAAATGAAATTGTTCTAAGCACTCACATTCACGGAGTCGACAGTCAGCGCATGGAATTTAAATCTGATGTTACAGAGACAGCTAAGGAACTGTTAGAAAAGATAGCTGAAATAGACAAGCTCAAGTCTGACAATTTGCGGAAGGAAGAAGAGGTCGAGGCTCTTAGACATTGTCAAAATGAGTTGGAAAATCAGATTTCTGAccttcaaaaggaaaaaagtcaATTGGAGGAAAGTATTGAAATAATGCTTAGAGAAGGTACCGTTGCTTCTAAATGCCTGAATGATTTACAAAGTGAAATTATGGTGCTTCATAGGGATATGGATTCTCAGGTTTCAGTCAACAGGAATCTTGAAAGTAAATCTTTAGAGTTGGAAAGCAGCAAACATGAAATGGAAGTTCACTTGCATGAactagaagaagaaaatttacaGTTATCAGAACGGATATGTGGGCTGGAAGCACAGCTACGATATTTAACTAATGAGAGGGAATCAAGTCGCTTGGAGTTAGAGAATTCAGCAACTCATGCTATGAGTCTCCAGGATGAGATAAGAAGACTGGAAGCTGAAATGGAGGCACAAAAGGTTGAAACGAAACAAAAGTTGCAAGACATGCAAAAGCGGTGGCTAGGAGTTCAAGAAGAGTGTGAATATTTGAAAGTAGCAAATCCAAAGCTACAAGCTACAGCTGAAGGTCTCATTGAAGAATGCAGTTTGCTCCAGAAATCAAATGCAGAGCTGAGAAAGCAAAAAGTGAATTTACATGAGCATTGTGCAGTCTTGGAAGCGCAACTTGGGGAATCAGAGAAAGGTTTTTCCAGTTTGTCAATGAAAGTTGAAGctcttgaagaaaaatatttatcaatgcTGGAAGAGATTTCTTCAAAGGAGAAAGCCCTTAATTTAGAACTAGATGCACTGCTACATGAAAACAGAAAACATAAAGATAAAAGTGTTACAGAAGAGAGTCTGTTAAATCAGATGTACATGGAGAAGACGGTGGAAGCCCAGAACCTTCAAAGAGAGGTCGCACACCTAACTGAACAGATATCTGCCACTTATGATGAAAAGGATGGAACACATTCAGAAGCTGTACTTGAAGTGTCTCATCTACGTGCAGATAAAGCTGTGCTTGAAGCTGCACTTCAAGAAGTCCAAGGGAAACTAAAATTATCAGAGAGCAACCTTGGTACCCTCCGGATGGAATCTCAGACAAAGATACAACAACTTAAGAGTGAGCTTGCTGCTGCAAGGCAAAACCAGGAAGTTCTAATGGCAGACCATGAAAAGCTATTGAATTTGCTGGAAGATGTCAAACccaatgaagaaaaatttagagGCACCATTCGAGGGCTTGAGTTGAAACTCAAAGCTTCTGAATATGAGAGGCTACAGCTTACAGAAGAAATATCCAGCCTTAAAGTTCAATTGGAGAGAACAGCGCAGTTTCAGGATGAAGTTCTGAGTCTTAAGAAATCGCTCAATGAGgccaaatttgaaaatgaaagacTGGAAGCGTCATTTCAGATATTATCTGGAGATTATGAAGAACTTAAAGCTGAGAGAATCTCATTTATGCAGAAAATCTCTACTAGTCAGCAGGTTGTGTCTGAATTGGACGACTGCAAACGTAAGAAAGTTTCCCTTCAGGAAAAGGTTTTGCGGCTGGAGGGGGATTTAGCTGCAATAGAGGCATTGGGTTCGCAGGAAGCTGCACTGAAGAATGAGCTTGCCCAGATAAGGAGGGAAAATAGCCAATTCCAGAGGAGGATAAAATGTCTTGAGAAGGAGAAGGAAGACTGCCTGAGCAGAGCTCAAGCTATTGAAGAGGAGTTGAAGCAGAACAAAGAAGTAAAATGGAATGGGTGTGAGTCTGCTGCTACCCTTCCTCATCCTGATTCCAATGTTACCACCACTTCCATCCATGACAAATCACATCCCCCAATGATG GAGCAAGAGCAAAACAATCTGCATCTCAATGAGAAGCCGTCTATGGGAACCAGTCAAGAAACGTCATGCACACATCAAAACCAAAGACAG GTTGATGATGAAAAACATTGTAATCTTGGAAGATCTCAAGATGTGGAAACGGATCTTTTGTCAAAGGTCCAATCCCTTGAGAATGAACTAGCTGATGCGTTGGAGGCAAATGACATGTATAAATCACAGCTTAAGAG CTTACTGTCCAAGGAATTAACCAGTCCTTTAGATACTCCAATGGAGAACGATGGATATGATCGGAAAGTATCATCACTTGAAGCAGAGTTGAAAGATTTACAAGAATGTTACCTTCAAATGAGCCTGAAGTGCGCTGAGGTAGAAGCTCAAAGAGAGCAACTTGTGATGAAACTCAAGTCTGTCAATAGTGGACGGAAATGGTTTTCTTGA
- the LOC102620580 gene encoding uncharacterized protein LOC102620580 isoform X2 → MSSKTSVPLTLPLKKCNSGTTLQLKIQCLTPRAKIRDEQWKGTNSDMEDVNVDYDEVENKSDASDGTFNRSIGSSSSNQLDGTYHAGEPNSRTMSFSPSGSRNSFDSVEGSSGRETHSPLSYLSGLTNNFAGRQDPIGSPSSSPHGSYSFNDASRSNQSSFNAKASNQREDFNRVPRGVSSSPLQNAGSSKDLLEAAEVKIEELHAEARMWEQNARKLMTNLEKVQQQSLDQLARQASLEMELSKSHAQCDGLKQEIEWLKKLAKESEVQSTATENLKFQARDTDKKINELEDEIKFQKESNANLAIQLNKTQESNIELISILQELEETLAKQKMEIEDLSKMKSEFEEVVGDSKQINTAKQILVKKRQDTSCDSDQEVSIVEHPIRDLNAKIEQQDDRNLELELQKLQEAKKNLESTVQFLEKSLVEKSHEIEMERHLKTQTLMHYEAEWRSRIAEKEENIVNLEAKLSEVLCAQALKEKSFGNEDDHDLVKEVDVLKQKVLELEKDCNELTEENLALLFKLKESGKDLLTGGASSHECPDNKSVFESESEVVQLKSQICKLEEELQERNALIERLSTYENSSDDLENQLQAFKDKVCYLDGELCKSRFRVQEQEVQIAALQQQLELFQGKEAESKDHPAAVCPLCKIYESDDFLEMSRLLSELYEQIQLSLANLKKQQLLQQPSAFGSDKSIVPTSTDLTTQKERVEAILNNFMELKRLFEEKINLSEDEIQSKKEITAVEANSDVDQNGLQGPDSNEIVLSTHIHGVDSQRMEFKSDVTETAKELLEKIAEIDKLKSDNLRKEEEVEALRHCQNELENQISDLQKEKSQLEESIEIMLREGTVASKCLNDLQSEIMVLHRDMDSQVSVNRNLESKSLELESSKHEMEVHLHELEEENLQLSERICGLEAQLRYLTNERESSRLELENSATHAMSLQDEIRRLEAEMEAQKVETKQKLQDMQKRWLGVQEECEYLKVANPKLQATAEGLIEECSLLQKSNAELRKQKVNLHEHCAVLEAQLGESEKGFSSLSMKVEALEEKYLSMLEEISSKEKALNLELDALLHENRKHKDKSVTEESLLNQMYMEKTVEAQNLQREVAHLTEQISATYDEKDGTHSEAVLEVSHLRADKAVLEAALQEVQGKLKLSESNLGTLRMESQTKIQQLKSELAAARQNQEVLMADHEKLLNLLEDVKPNEEKFRGTIRGLELKLKASEYERLQLTEEISSLKVQLERTAQFQDEVLSLKKSLNEAKFENERLEASFQILSGDYEELKAERISFMQKISTSQQVVSELDDCKRKKVSLQEKVLRLEGDLAAIEALGSQEAALKNELAQIRRENSQFQRRIKCLEKEKEDCLSRAQAIEEELKQNKEVKWNGCESAATLPHPDSNVTTTSIHDKSHPPMMEQEQNNLHLNEKPSMGTSQETSCTHQNQRQVDDEKHCNLGRSQDVETDLLSKVQSLENELADALEANDMYKSQLKSLLSKELTSPLDTPMENDGYDRKVSSLEAELKDLQECYLQMSLKCAEVEAQREQLVMKLKSVNSGRKWFS, encoded by the exons CAGTGCCTGACACCAAGAGCAAAAATCAG GGATGAGCAGTGGAAAGGCACAAATTCAGATATGGAGGATGTGAATGTTGACTACGATGAAGTGGAAAACAAATCAGATGCTTCAGATGGTACATTCAACCGAAGTATTGGATCTTCATCTAGCAACCAGTTGGACGGAACATATCATGCAGGAGAACCAAATAGCAGG ACCATGAGTTTCTCACCATCAGGCTCTCGTAATAGCTTTGACTCTGTGGAGGGCTCCTCTGGCAGGGAAACTCATTCTCCTCTAAGTTACTTGAGTGGGCTCACTAACAATTTTGCTGGACGACAAGATCCGATTGGTTCTCCAAGTAGTTCTCCTCATGgctcttattcttttaatGATGCATCTAGGTCAAATCAGTCATCCTTTAATGCAAAGGCATCAAATCAAAGAGAAGACTTCAATCGAGTTCCTCGTGGTGTTTCCTCATCACCTTTACAGAATGCTGGTTCATCTAAAGACTTGCTAGAAGCTGCAGAAGTTAAAATTGAGGAGCTTCATGCTGAGGCCAGGATGTGGGAACAGAATGCTCGAAAGTTAATGACTAATTTGGAGAAAGTCCAGCAGCAGTCGCTGGACCAATTAGCACGTCAGGCAAGTCTTGAAATGGAGCTTTCAAAATCACATGCTCAATGTGATGGTTTGAAGCAGGAGATTGAATGGCTGAAGAAATTGGCTAAAGAGTCAGAGGTACAATCAACAGCAACTGAGAATTTGAAGTTTCAGGCCAGAGATAcggacaaaaaaataaacgagTTGGAAGATGAGATCAAGTTTCAGAAAGAATCAAATGCTAATTTGGCAATACAGCTAAACAAGACACAAGAATCAAACATCGAACTTATTTCCATACTTCAGGAACTGGAAGAGACTCTAGCAAAACAGAAAATGGAAATCGAAGATCTTTCTAAAATGAAGTCAGAATTTGAAGAAGTAGTTGGTGACAGTAAGCAGATAAATACAGCCAAGCAGATTTTAGTTAAGAAGAGACAGGACACTTCTTGTGATTCTGATCAGGAAGTTAGTATTGTTGAACATCCAATAAGAGATTTAAATGCAAAGATTGAACAACAGGATGACAGAAACCTAGAGCTTGAGCTACAAAAATTGCAGGAAGCCAAAAAGAATCTGGAGAGCACCGTTCAGTTTCTGGAAAAATCTCTGGTGGAAAAAAGCCATGAGATAGAGATGGAGAGGCATTTGAAGACGCAGACTTTAATGCACTATGAGGCAGAATGGAGGAGTAGAATAGCTGAAAAGGAGGAAAACATTGTCAATTTGGAAGCAAAGTTATCCGAAGTTCTCTGTGCTCAAGCATTGAAGGAAAAAAGCTTTGGAAATGAGGACGATCACGATCTAGTTAAAGAAGTTGATGTACTAAAACAGAAGGTGCTGGAACTTGAGAAGGACTGCAACGAACTTACCGAGGAAAACCTAGCACTTTTGTTCAAGCTTAAAGAATCAGGAAAGGATCTTCTGACAGGTGGTGCCTCTTCACATGAATGCCCGGACAACAAGTCTGTCtttgaatctgaatctgaagTGGTCCAGCTGAAATCTCAAATATGCAAGCTTGAAGAGGAGCTGCAGGAGAGGAATGCACTCATTGAAAGACTTTCTACTTATGAAAATAGCTCTGATGACCTGGAGAACCAGCTGCAAGCTTTCAAGGATAAGGTTTGTTATCTTGATGGTGAACTCTGCAAAAGTCGTTTCAGAGTACAGGAGCAGGAAGTTCAGATTGCTGCATTGCAACAACAGCTGGAACTTTTCCAAGGAAAGGAAGCTGAGAGTAAAGACCATCCTGCAGCTGTCTGTCCACTGTGTAAGATTTATGAGTCAGATGATTTTCTTGAAATGTCTCGACTGCTTTCTGAGTTATATGAACAGATCCAACTCTCTTTAGCCAATCTAAAGAAGCAACAACTTCTTCAACAACCAAGTGCTTTTGGATCTGACAAATCCATAGTTCCTACAAGTACAGATTTGACTACTCAAAAAGAACGAGTTGAGGCTATATTGAACAATTTTATGGAGCTGAAGAGGTtgtttgaagagaaaattaatttgtccgaagatgaaattcaatccaaaaaagaaatcacagcTGTGGAGGCAAACTCAGATGTAGACCAGAATGGATTACAGGGTCCTGATTCAAATGAAATTGTTCTAAGCACTCACATTCACGGAGTCGACAGTCAGCGCATGGAATTTAAATCTGATGTTACAGAGACAGCTAAGGAACTGTTAGAAAAGATAGCTGAAATAGACAAGCTCAAGTCTGACAATTTGCGGAAGGAAGAAGAGGTCGAGGCTCTTAGACATTGTCAAAATGAGTTGGAAAATCAGATTTCTGAccttcaaaaggaaaaaagtcaATTGGAGGAAAGTATTGAAATAATGCTTAGAGAAGGTACCGTTGCTTCTAAATGCCTGAATGATTTACAAAGTGAAATTATGGTGCTTCATAGGGATATGGATTCTCAGGTTTCAGTCAACAGGAATCTTGAAAGTAAATCTTTAGAGTTGGAAAGCAGCAAACATGAAATGGAAGTTCACTTGCATGAactagaagaagaaaatttacaGTTATCAGAACGGATATGTGGGCTGGAAGCACAGCTACGATATTTAACTAATGAGAGGGAATCAAGTCGCTTGGAGTTAGAGAATTCAGCAACTCATGCTATGAGTCTCCAGGATGAGATAAGAAGACTGGAAGCTGAAATGGAGGCACAAAAGGTTGAAACGAAACAAAAGTTGCAAGACATGCAAAAGCGGTGGCTAGGAGTTCAAGAAGAGTGTGAATATTTGAAAGTAGCAAATCCAAAGCTACAAGCTACAGCTGAAGGTCTCATTGAAGAATGCAGTTTGCTCCAGAAATCAAATGCAGAGCTGAGAAAGCAAAAAGTGAATTTACATGAGCATTGTGCAGTCTTGGAAGCGCAACTTGGGGAATCAGAGAAAGGTTTTTCCAGTTTGTCAATGAAAGTTGAAGctcttgaagaaaaatatttatcaatgcTGGAAGAGATTTCTTCAAAGGAGAAAGCCCTTAATTTAGAACTAGATGCACTGCTACATGAAAACAGAAAACATAAAGATAAAAGTGTTACAGAAGAGAGTCTGTTAAATCAGATGTACATGGAGAAGACGGTGGAAGCCCAGAACCTTCAAAGAGAGGTCGCACACCTAACTGAACAGATATCTGCCACTTATGATGAAAAGGATGGAACACATTCAGAAGCTGTACTTGAAGTGTCTCATCTACGTGCAGATAAAGCTGTGCTTGAAGCTGCACTTCAAGAAGTCCAAGGGAAACTAAAATTATCAGAGAGCAACCTTGGTACCCTCCGGATGGAATCTCAGACAAAGATACAACAACTTAAGAGTGAGCTTGCTGCTGCAAGGCAAAACCAGGAAGTTCTAATGGCAGACCATGAAAAGCTATTGAATTTGCTGGAAGATGTCAAACccaatgaagaaaaatttagagGCACCATTCGAGGGCTTGAGTTGAAACTCAAAGCTTCTGAATATGAGAGGCTACAGCTTACAGAAGAAATATCCAGCCTTAAAGTTCAATTGGAGAGAACAGCGCAGTTTCAGGATGAAGTTCTGAGTCTTAAGAAATCGCTCAATGAGgccaaatttgaaaatgaaagacTGGAAGCGTCATTTCAGATATTATCTGGAGATTATGAAGAACTTAAAGCTGAGAGAATCTCATTTATGCAGAAAATCTCTACTAGTCAGCAGGTTGTGTCTGAATTGGACGACTGCAAACGTAAGAAAGTTTCCCTTCAGGAAAAGGTTTTGCGGCTGGAGGGGGATTTAGCTGCAATAGAGGCATTGGGTTCGCAGGAAGCTGCACTGAAGAATGAGCTTGCCCAGATAAGGAGGGAAAATAGCCAATTCCAGAGGAGGATAAAATGTCTTGAGAAGGAGAAGGAAGACTGCCTGAGCAGAGCTCAAGCTATTGAAGAGGAGTTGAAGCAGAACAAAGAAGTAAAATGGAATGGGTGTGAGTCTGCTGCTACCCTTCCTCATCCTGATTCCAATGTTACCACCACTTCCATCCATGACAAATCACATCCCCCAATGATG GAGCAAGAGCAAAACAATCTGCATCTCAATGAGAAGCCGTCTATGGGAACCAGTCAAGAAACGTCATGCACACATCAAAACCAAAGACAG GTTGATGATGAAAAACATTGTAATCTTGGAAGATCTCAAGATGTGGAAACGGATCTTTTGTCAAAGGTCCAATCCCTTGAGAATGAACTAGCTGATGCGTTGGAGGCAAATGACATGTATAAATCACAGCTTAAGAG CTTACTGTCCAAGGAATTAACCAGTCCTTTAGATACTCCAATGGAGAACGATGGATATGATCGGAAAGTATCATCACTTGAAGCAGAGTTGAAAGATTTACAAGAATGTTACCTTCAAATGAGCCTGAAGTGCGCTGAGGTAGAAGCTCAAAGAGAGCAACTTGTGATGAAACTCAAGTCTGTCAATAGTGGACGGAAATGGTTTTCTTGA